The Blattabacterium cuenoti genome includes a region encoding these proteins:
- a CDS encoding lipoprotein signal peptidase, whose translation MKKIFFVVFSILLIDQILKIYIKTHFELGSGVFIFPFFWIFFVENPGMAYGFYLGTGYYGKILLSFFRFFLVCLISLFLYKNVKKGSSSYLTIPTGLILSGAIGNFLDSALYGLLFNTGTVYSKEHHKWIPYLGISKMKFNGGGYASFMKGCVVDMFYFPIIDTHFPDWIPFFGGIHFQFFKPVFNVSDMSIFIGVISFFIFKNRIKNTKIL comes from the coding sequence TTGAAAAAAATTTTTTTTGTTGTTTTTTCTATTTTATTAATAGATCAAATTTTAAAAATTTATATCAAGACCCATTTTGAATTGGGTAGTGGAGTATTCATATTTCCTTTTTTTTGGATTTTTTTTGTGGAAAATCCTGGAATGGCTTATGGTTTTTATCTTGGGACTGGATATTATGGAAAAATATTATTAAGTTTTTTTCGTTTTTTTTTAGTTTGTTTAATATCCCTTTTTCTTTATAAAAATGTAAAAAAAGGATCTTCTAGTTATTTAACTATTCCTACTGGTTTGATTTTATCGGGAGCTATAGGAAATTTTTTAGATAGTGCTTTATATGGATTATTATTTAACACAGGGACAGTTTATAGTAAAGAACATCATAAGTGGATTCCTTATTTAGGAATATCTAAAATGAAATTTAATGGTGGTGGATATGCATCCTTTATGAAAGGATGTGTAGTAGATATGTTTTATTTTCCTATAATAGATACTCATTTTCCTGACTGGATTCCTTTTTTTGGAGGGATTCACTTTCAATTTTTTAAACCGGTTTTTAATGTGTCTGATATGTCTATATTTATTGGTGTTATTTCATTTTTTATATTTAAGAACAGAATAAAAAATACAAAAATTTTGTGA
- the tuf gene encoding elongation factor Tu produces the protein MAKEKFKRDKPHLNIGTTGHVDHGKTTLTASITKVLSEIGLAEEKSFDAIDNAPEEKARGITINTSHVEYETMKRHYAHVDCPGHADYIKNMITGAAQMDGAILVVAATDGPMPQTREHILLARQVGVPKIVVFMNKVDQVDDPELLELVEMEIRELLSKYEYDGENIPIIQGSALGALNGEKKWVDKVKDLMNILDDYIPEPVREMDKPFLMPVEDVFTITGRGTVATGRIESGIINTGDLVDIIGMGDKKLSSTVTGVEMFRKILDKGQAGDNVGLLLRGIEKKDIRRGMVIGKPGSVKPHKRFKSEVYVLTKEEGGRHTPFHNKYRPQFYLRTTDVTGEIHLPEGVEMVMPGDNVSMEVELHQPVALSENLRFAIREGGKTVGAGQVIRIMD, from the coding sequence ATGGCAAAAGAAAAATTTAAACGAGACAAACCACATTTAAATATAGGAACAACAGGTCATGTTGATCATGGAAAAACTACTTTAACTGCTTCTATTACAAAAGTATTATCGGAAATAGGATTAGCGGAAGAAAAAAGTTTTGATGCCATAGATAATGCTCCTGAAGAAAAAGCTAGAGGAATTACTATTAATACATCTCATGTTGAATATGAGACAATGAAACGACATTATGCTCATGTAGATTGTCCTGGACATGCAGATTATATCAAAAATATGATAACAGGAGCAGCTCAAATGGATGGAGCTATTTTAGTTGTAGCAGCTACAGATGGTCCTATGCCTCAAACTAGAGAACATATATTATTAGCTCGTCAAGTAGGAGTTCCTAAAATTGTAGTGTTTATGAATAAAGTAGATCAGGTAGATGATCCTGAATTATTGGAATTAGTGGAAATGGAAATTAGAGAATTACTTTCAAAATATGAGTATGATGGAGAAAATATTCCTATTATTCAAGGATCAGCTTTGGGAGCTTTAAATGGAGAAAAAAAGTGGGTTGATAAGGTGAAAGATCTTATGAATATATTAGATGATTATATTCCTGAACCTGTTCGTGAAATGGATAAACCATTTTTGATGCCTGTAGAAGATGTTTTCACCATAACTGGAAGGGGAACAGTGGCAACAGGTCGTATAGAAAGTGGGATTATTAACACAGGAGATTTAGTGGATATTATAGGAATGGGAGATAAAAAATTATCTTCTACTGTAACTGGGGTTGAAATGTTTAGGAAAATATTGGATAAAGGTCAAGCTGGAGATAATGTTGGTCTATTATTACGTGGAATAGAAAAAAAAGATATTCGAAGAGGGATGGTTATTGGTAAGCCAGGGTCCGTAAAACCTCACAAAAGATTTAAATCTGAAGTATATGTTCTTACAAAAGAAGAGGGGGGAAGACATACTCCTTTTCATAATAAATATCGTCCTCAATTTTATTTGAGAACTACAGATGTGACAGGAGAAATTCATCTTCCAGAAGGAGTAGAAATGGTAATGCCTGGAGATAATGTTTCTATGGAAGTGGAATTACATCAACCTGTTGCATTGAGTGAAAATTTACGTTTTGCCATTCGTGAGGGAGGAAAAACAGTGGGGGCAGGACAAGTAATTCGTATAATGGATTAA
- a CDS encoding TraR/DksA family transcriptional regulator, whose product MEKKGKKRYSMEERKEFRKLILEKLEKAKKDLLILKDSFSNSQDNGTDDTSPIFKAFEEGSETLSKEQKAQIMEHLQKFIKSLNSALIRVESQDYGICRITKELIPKGRLMAVPHTTLSIEGKRLVEKRNK is encoded by the coding sequence ATGGAAAAAAAGGGAAAAAAAAGGTATTCTATGGAAGAGAGAAAAGAGTTTCGTAAACTTATACTTGAAAAATTAGAAAAAGCCAAGAAAGATTTATTGATTCTTAAAGATTCTTTTTCTAATAGTCAGGATAATGGAACAGATGACACTTCTCCTATTTTTAAAGCTTTTGAGGAAGGATCGGAAACTTTGAGTAAGGAACAGAAGGCACAAATTATGGAACACTTACAAAAATTTATAAAAAGTTTAAATTCTGCTTTGATTAGAGTGGAAAGTCAAGATTATGGAATTTGTAGGATAACAAAAGAATTAATTCCTAAAGGACGTCTTATGGCTGTTCCTCATACTACCTTAAGTATAGAAGGAAAAAGACTTGTAGAAAAAAGAAATAAATAA
- the ileS gene encoding isoleucine--tRNA ligase encodes MSKRFREYKKLDLNQITIEISQYWKKHKIYQNNFNFSNKKESFFYVLYEGPPSLNGKPGIHHVLSRTIKDIFCRYHTLKGKKVFKKAGWDAHGLPIELNVEKKMGITKNDVGKKISVKEYNQFCKNFVDKSLKEWFLFTEKIGYWIDLDDSFLTCNAKYIESVWWLIKNFYCKKFIYKGFTIQPYSPAAGTGLSHHELNMPGTYKKVEQISPFLKFKAIKNTFPKKLKNVLGDIYFLSWTTSPWTLPSNTALAVGYDIDYVLISTYNAYTYCKENIIFSKKLIHRILLSNKFYSVSNNLELDILSNDKKYNKIPYLIVEEFKGKELIFSKYEQLLPWFKPYYNEKNAFQVIEGDFVNVDEGTGIVHISPTFGIEDFMVAKKYKVPPMLVLNEENLAVPLVDFQGRFLKIFPHGFGGKYVKKDFNPKNSNFFSVDQEIVLFLEKEKKIFRTEKYIHFYPHCWRTEKPILYYPLNSWFFKTKEIKNKMILLNQKIKWYPEFTGKKRFDSWLKNTKDWNLSRDRYWGTPLPIWRTEKGDEEIVIGSIKELFMEIQKSIKYGLMSSNKIFKDFILDDMSNENYDKIDLHKDILDEVILVSSKGEPMKRESDLVDVWFDSGAMPYAQFHYPFENKEYIDKNLLFPADFISEGIDQTRGWFFTLHVISSMLFNSIAYKNVISTGLILDKDGHKMSKSKGNTINPFDLISNYGPDAIRWYIIFNSEPWENLKFNVEGINTVINKFFGTLYNIYSFFVLYANIDGFSYKEEECSNYTELDLWILSELNTVIKKSDDYYANYNPNKVARLISSFVLDKLSNWYIRLCRRRFWKEEYTVNKISAYQILYKCLVIVAKLTSPIIPFFSEKLYLDLNSITNKENCKSIHLTSFPNHNSNLIDKELENRMFLIQRIITMVFSIRKKNRIKIRQPLQKILILISDEKIRFQLEKSSEILLKEANVKKIEFSDSYKNLELVKHIKPNYQSLGPKFGNRTRIISKIIEKFTQEKIKEVEENKKCVIFLRGKKILLLLEDVKITTEYIKNWSILFDHELTIALDLRITDSLREEGFIRELIRYIQRLRKKRNYDVVKKIFVYIRTVQKIQLIIQKNKNFLCQETLAVDIFLQEKNMKKKEMEFFFVENFGERLMLYIQIRKVENI; translated from the coding sequence ATGTCAAAAAGATTTAGAGAATATAAAAAACTGGATCTTAATCAAATAACCATAGAGATATCTCAATATTGGAAAAAACATAAGATTTATCAAAATAATTTTAATTTTTCTAATAAAAAAGAATCATTTTTCTATGTTTTGTATGAAGGGCCTCCTTCTTTAAATGGAAAACCGGGAATACATCACGTATTATCTAGAACTATAAAGGATATTTTTTGCAGATATCATACTTTAAAAGGGAAAAAAGTATTTAAAAAAGCTGGTTGGGATGCTCATGGACTTCCTATTGAGCTAAATGTTGAAAAAAAAATGGGGATTACCAAAAATGATGTAGGAAAAAAAATTAGTGTAAAGGAATATAATCAATTTTGCAAAAATTTTGTCGATAAATCATTAAAAGAATGGTTTTTATTTACAGAAAAAATAGGTTATTGGATAGATTTAGATGATTCATTTTTAACTTGTAATGCAAAATATATAGAGAGTGTATGGTGGTTGATTAAAAATTTTTATTGCAAAAAATTCATTTACAAAGGTTTCACTATTCAACCTTATTCTCCTGCTGCAGGAACAGGATTGAGCCATCATGAATTAAATATGCCGGGGACCTACAAAAAAGTGGAACAAATATCTCCATTTTTAAAATTTAAAGCTATAAAAAATACTTTTCCAAAAAAATTAAAAAATGTTTTAGGGGATATATATTTTCTATCATGGACCACTTCCCCATGGACTCTTCCTTCAAATACAGCATTAGCCGTTGGATATGATATAGATTATGTTTTAATCAGTACTTATAATGCTTATACTTATTGTAAAGAAAATATTATTTTTTCTAAAAAATTAATTCATAGAATACTCCTATCCAATAAGTTTTATTCTGTTTCAAATAATCTTGAATTAGATATTCTATCAAATGATAAAAAATATAATAAAATTCCTTATCTAATAGTGGAAGAATTTAAAGGTAAAGAATTAATCTTTAGTAAATATGAACAATTATTACCTTGGTTTAAACCTTATTATAACGAAAAAAATGCATTTCAAGTTATAGAAGGAGATTTTGTAAACGTAGATGAAGGAACAGGGATTGTTCATATATCTCCTACATTTGGAATAGAAGATTTTATGGTAGCTAAAAAATATAAAGTTCCTCCAATGTTAGTTTTAAATGAAGAAAACCTAGCTGTTCCTTTAGTCGATTTTCAAGGTAGATTTCTAAAAATTTTTCCTCATGGATTTGGAGGTAAATATGTGAAAAAAGATTTCAATCCAAAGAATTCAAATTTTTTTTCAGTAGACCAAGAAATAGTCCTTTTTTTGGAGAAAGAAAAAAAAATATTTAGAACAGAAAAGTATATTCATTTTTATCCACATTGTTGGAGAACAGAAAAGCCAATACTCTATTATCCTTTAAATTCATGGTTTTTCAAAACTAAAGAGATAAAAAATAAAATGATTCTTTTAAATCAAAAAATAAAATGGTATCCTGAATTTACAGGTAAAAAACGTTTTGATTCTTGGTTAAAGAATACAAAAGATTGGAACTTATCTCGTGATAGATATTGGGGAACGCCTCTTCCTATTTGGAGAACAGAGAAAGGAGACGAGGAAATAGTTATTGGATCAATTAAAGAATTATTTATGGAAATTCAAAAATCTATTAAATATGGATTAATGTCTTCTAATAAGATATTTAAAGATTTTATATTGGATGACATGAGCAATGAGAATTATGATAAGATAGATTTGCATAAAGATATTTTAGATGAAGTTATATTAGTTTCTTCAAAAGGGGAACCTATGAAGAGAGAGTCAGATTTAGTAGATGTATGGTTTGATTCTGGGGCTATGCCTTATGCTCAATTTCATTATCCTTTCGAAAATAAAGAATATATCGATAAAAATTTGTTATTTCCTGCTGATTTTATTTCTGAAGGAATAGATCAAACAAGAGGATGGTTTTTTACTTTGCATGTTATTAGTAGTATGTTGTTTAATTCTATAGCATATAAAAATGTAATATCTACAGGATTAATTCTGGATAAAGATGGACATAAAATGTCTAAAAGTAAAGGAAATACTATAAATCCTTTTGATTTAATCAGTAATTATGGTCCTGATGCAATACGTTGGTATATTATATTTAATTCTGAACCTTGGGAAAATCTGAAATTTAATGTAGAGGGAATTAATACCGTTATCAATAAATTTTTTGGAACATTATATAATATCTATTCTTTTTTTGTTTTGTATGCTAATATTGATGGGTTTTCTTACAAAGAAGAAGAGTGCTCCAATTACACGGAATTAGATCTTTGGATTCTTTCCGAATTGAACACTGTGATAAAAAAATCAGATGATTATTATGCTAATTATAATCCAAATAAAGTTGCACGTTTGATTTCATCTTTTGTATTAGATAAATTAAGTAATTGGTACATCAGGTTATGTAGAAGAAGATTTTGGAAAGAAGAATATACAGTAAATAAAATATCGGCATATCAAATACTTTATAAATGCTTAGTTATTGTAGCCAAGTTGACTTCTCCTATTATTCCATTTTTTTCCGAGAAATTGTATTTGGATTTAAATTCTATTACTAATAAAGAAAATTGTAAAAGTATTCATTTAACTAGTTTTCCTAACCATAACTCAAATTTAATTGATAAAGAATTGGAAAATAGAATGTTTTTGATTCAAAGAATAATTACCATGGTTTTTTCTATTCGTAAAAAAAATAGAATTAAAATTCGTCAGCCTTTGCAAAAGATTCTCATTCTTATTTCTGATGAAAAAATACGTTTTCAATTAGAAAAATCATCCGAAATTCTTTTGAAAGAAGCTAATGTAAAAAAAATAGAATTTTCTGATTCTTATAAGAACTTGGAATTGGTCAAACACATTAAACCAAATTATCAATCTTTGGGACCTAAATTTGGAAATAGAACTCGAATTATCTCCAAAATAATAGAAAAATTTACTCAAGAAAAAATTAAAGAAGTAGAAGAGAATAAAAAATGTGTGATTTTTTTGCGAGGAAAAAAAATTCTTCTTCTTTTAGAAGATGTAAAAATTACTACTGAATATATTAAAAATTGGTCGATTCTATTTGATCATGAATTAACAATAGCATTAGATTTACGCATTACAGATTCTCTTCGTGAGGAAGGTTTCATAAGAGAATTAATTAGGTATATACAAAGATTGAGAAAAAAACGTAACTATGATGTGGTCAAAAAAATATTTGTATACATAAGAACTGTTCAAAAAATACAATTGATTATACAAAAAAACAAAAATTTTCTTTGTCAAGAAACTCTTGCTGTTGATATTTTTTTACAAGAAAAAAATATGAAAAAAAAGGAAATGGAATTTTTTTTCGTAGAAAATTTTGGAGAAAGATTAATGTTATATATACAAATTCGAAAAGTCGAAAATATATAA
- the mutS gene encoding DNA mismatch repair protein MutS, translated as MNKNDNFYCEKKEETPLIKQYNDIKNKYPDTILLFQVGDFYEIFGEDAVKCSKILNIILTKRSNLHLAGFPYHSLNAYLPKLIRSGLRVAICDQLEEPKKGKNIVKRGVTELVTPGIAINENILKTKSNNFLASIHVGINNLGLSFLDVSTGEFFITEDKKNNVLQYLKLFNPSEILFQRKEKKFFDQLLKNKYYTFLMEDWIFDYRFAYEKLISHFKTNSLKGFGIDDLKLGIVSSGVILSYLHNTQHFNIKHISNIRRIKKEEHMWIDDFTFQNLEIFHSLNKEGIPLIHVIDQTITSMGGRLLKNWILFPLINIFHIKKRHKIVQELYYNNSIRNFIKNKLKDIHDIERMISKMVIGKVSPREIYTLHKSLISITKIKKFFLSQESKILVDLANSFQDCNIISDKIVNTIQEDPPHQIEKGKGNVIIKGFSKELDEIRLLYFSQKEYLEKLCKIEQLNTGINNLKIGYNNIFGYFFEIKNSKKHKVPSHWIQKQTLSNSVRYITEELKNYESKILNAEQKIFSLEKEIFNNLIDQILEKIKHLQKNAKIIAKLDVLCSFSNLALENNYVKPKINHSLKICIKKGRHPVIERQFISKISYIPNDIILNKSDKQIMIITGPNMSGKSAILRQTAIIILMAHIGSFIPAEYAEIGLIDKIFSRVGASDNISLGESTFMVEMNETASILNNISKRSFLILDEIGRGTSTYDGISIAKSIVEFLHENSLRPLTLFATHYHELNEMSSLFKRIKNYHVSVKKIDDNIIFMRKLMVGGSEHSFGIHVAKISGMPIKIVDRAKKILKKLKNENNKKINKKKAFHLLKKIISSLKKIDHINSLSLEDAYVKMNEIKNLLDH; from the coding sequence ATGAATAAAAACGATAACTTTTATTGTGAAAAAAAAGAAGAAACTCCATTAATTAAGCAATATAATGATATAAAAAATAAATATCCAGATACAATTTTATTATTTCAAGTTGGAGATTTTTATGAAATCTTTGGAGAAGATGCTGTTAAATGTTCTAAAATATTAAATATTATTTTAACTAAGCGATCGAATCTTCATCTAGCAGGGTTTCCTTATCATTCGTTAAATGCCTATTTACCAAAATTAATACGTTCAGGATTACGAGTAGCAATTTGTGATCAATTAGAAGAACCAAAAAAAGGAAAAAATATAGTAAAAAGAGGAGTTACTGAACTTGTAACTCCGGGAATAGCTATAAATGAAAATATTCTAAAAACTAAATCAAACAATTTCTTAGCTTCTATTCATGTTGGAATAAATAATTTAGGATTAAGTTTTTTAGATGTCTCTACAGGAGAATTTTTTATAACGGAAGATAAAAAAAATAATGTATTACAATATTTAAAACTTTTTAATCCCAGCGAAATTCTTTTTCAAAGAAAGGAAAAAAAATTTTTTGATCAATTATTAAAAAATAAGTATTATACTTTTTTAATGGAAGATTGGATATTCGATTATAGATTCGCATATGAAAAATTGATATCACATTTTAAAACAAATTCTCTAAAAGGATTTGGAATTGATGATTTAAAATTAGGCATTGTTTCTTCTGGAGTGATATTGTCTTATTTACATAATACACAACATTTCAACATCAAACACATTTCCAACATACGAAGGATAAAAAAAGAAGAACATATGTGGATTGATGACTTTACTTTTCAAAATTTAGAAATATTTCATTCTTTGAATAAAGAAGGAATTCCTTTAATTCATGTTATTGACCAGACAATCACCTCAATGGGAGGAAGATTATTGAAAAATTGGATCCTTTTTCCTTTAATAAATATATTTCATATAAAAAAACGTCATAAAATAGTCCAAGAATTATATTACAATAATTCTATCCGAAATTTCATAAAAAATAAACTTAAAGATATTCATGATATAGAAAGAATGATTTCTAAAATGGTTATCGGAAAAGTATCTCCTCGTGAGATATATACACTTCATAAATCTTTGATTTCTATTACTAAAATAAAAAAATTTTTTTTATCTCAAGAATCCAAAATACTTGTAGATCTTGCAAATTCTTTTCAAGATTGCAATATTATATCTGATAAAATCGTTAATACAATACAGGAAGATCCTCCACATCAAATTGAAAAAGGTAAAGGAAATGTAATTATCAAAGGATTTTCTAAAGAATTAGATGAAATTCGTCTGTTATATTTTTCGCAAAAAGAATATTTGGAAAAACTTTGCAAAATAGAACAATTAAATACAGGAATCAATAATTTAAAAATTGGATACAATAATATTTTTGGGTATTTCTTTGAAATAAAAAATTCAAAAAAACATAAGGTTCCATCTCACTGGATTCAAAAACAGACATTATCTAATTCCGTTAGATATATAACCGAAGAATTAAAAAATTATGAATCTAAAATTTTGAATGCTGAACAAAAAATATTCTCTTTAGAAAAAGAAATATTTAATAATTTAATTGATCAAATTCTAGAAAAAATAAAACATCTGCAAAAAAATGCAAAAATAATTGCAAAATTAGATGTTTTATGCTCCTTTTCTAATCTAGCATTAGAAAACAATTATGTCAAACCAAAAATTAATCACTCTTTAAAAATATGCATTAAAAAAGGAAGACATCCAGTTATTGAAAGACAGTTTATCTCAAAAATATCTTACATTCCAAATGATATTATCTTAAATAAGTCAGATAAACAAATTATGATCATAACAGGACCAAATATGTCCGGTAAATCTGCTATTTTACGTCAAACAGCTATTATCATACTAATGGCTCATATTGGAAGTTTTATTCCAGCTGAATATGCAGAAATAGGATTAATAGATAAAATATTTAGCAGAGTAGGAGCTTCAGATAATATTTCTTTGGGAGAATCCACTTTTATGGTAGAAATGAACGAAACAGCAAGTATACTCAACAATATTTCCAAAAGAAGTTTTCTTATTTTAGATGAAATAGGAAGAGGAACAAGTACTTATGACGGAATTTCAATAGCAAAATCTATTGTTGAATTTTTACATGAAAATAGTTTACGCCCTCTAACTTTATTTGCTACTCATTATCATGAATTAAATGAAATGAGTTCTCTTTTTAAAAGAATAAAGAATTATCATGTTTCCGTAAAAAAAATTGATGACAATATTATTTTTATGCGAAAATTGATGGTTGGAGGAAGTGAGCATAGTTTTGGAATTCACGTGGCAAAGATATCTGGAATGCCCATAAAAATCGTTGATAGAGCAAAAAAAATATTAAAAAAATTAAAAAATGAAAATAATAAAAAAATAAACAAAAAAAAAGCTTTCCATTTATTAAAAAAAATAATTTCTTCCTTAAAAAAAATAGATCACATTAATTCTCTATCTCTTGAAGATGCATATGTAAAAATGAATGAAATTAAAAATTTATTAGATCATTAA